The following coding sequences lie in one Rutidosis leptorrhynchoides isolate AG116_Rl617_1_P2 chromosome 4, CSIRO_AGI_Rlap_v1, whole genome shotgun sequence genomic window:
- the LOC139839390 gene encoding UDP-glycosyltransferase 89B2-like, translating into MPITGINNGDHILVFPYPAQGHMLSLLDLTHQLAIRGVQITILITPKNLPTLTPLLSAHPTTITTLVLPLPPHPGIPSDIENVKDLPGGGFRAMMVALGDLYNPIKNWFQNHHNPPVAIVSDFFLGWTHRLAVELGVRRYCFSPSGALALSIIFYMWRYQPKRVDTQNENEVIKFTKIPNLPEYPWWQLSPIYRSYSEGDETSVFIKDGFLDDIASWGVVINSFTELEGVYVEYLKMELGHDRVFAVGPLLPPDSKITERGGPSSNDVLSWLDTCDDHTVVYVCFGSQLVLTNKQMEAIAFGLEKSGVRFVWSVKEPTTGHVAGNYGKIPSGFEDRVVGRGVVIKGWAPQVAILNHHSVGAFLTHCGWNSVMEAVVADVLLLTWPMSADQYSNATLLHELKVGMKACEGAETIPDSNELAELFRKSVSEDTRVERERAKEFAKVAKEAVGENGSSIGELDRLVANFSLEKSC; encoded by the coding sequence ATGCCGATCACCGGAATCAATAACGGCGATCACATCTTAGTGTTCCCATACCCAGCTCAAGGTCACATGTTATCACTTCTTGATCTCACACATCAATTAGCAATTCGTGGAGTACAAATCACCATCTTAATCACACCTAAAAACTTACCCACTTTAACCCCACTACTTTCCGCCCAtccaaccaccatcaccacccttGTCCTCCCTCTACCGCCGCACCCCGGCATTCCTTCCGATATCGAGAATGTCAAAGACTTACCCGGTGGTGGATTTAGAGCCATGATGGTTGCTTTAGGTGATCTCTATAACCCTATTAAAAATTGGTTTCAAAACCATCACAATCCGCCAGTTGCGATTGTTTCAGACTTCTTTTTGGGCTGGACCCACCGGCTTGCGGTTGAGCTCGGTGTTCGCCGGTATTGTTTTTCGCCGTCCGGCGCGTTGGCTCTTTCGATTATATTTTATATGTGGAGATACCAGCCTAAAAGAGTTGATACACAAAATGAAAATGAAGTGATAAAGTTTACCAAAATTccaaatttaccagaatacccttggTGGCAATTGTCTCCGATTTATCGAAGTTATTCAGAAGGAGATGAGACTTCTGTTTTTATTAAAGACGGGTTTTTAGATGATATAGCAAGTTGGGGAGTCGTTATTAACTCGTTTACCGAGTTGGAAGGAGTTTATGTTGAGTATTTGAAAATGGAATTGGGTCATGATCGCGTGTTTGCGGTTGGGCCGTTACTCCCTCCTGATAGTAAAATCACAGAGAGAGGTGGGCCCAGCTCAAACGACGTGTTATCATGGCTTGACACGTGTGATGATCACACGGTTGTGTATGTTTGTTTTGGAAGTCAACTAGTGTTGACCAATAAACAAATGGAAGCGATTGCATTCGGGTTGGAAAAAAGTGGGGTCAGGTTCGTATGGTCAGTAAAGGAGCCGACTACAGGACACGTGGCAGGAAATTATGGTAAAATTCCAAGTGGGTTTGAAGATCGTGTGGTTGGAAGGGGTGTTGTTATCAAAGGGTGGGCTCCACAAGTGGCGATATTAAATCACCACTCAGTGGGTGCGTTTCTGACTCATTGTGGGTGGAACTCGGTTATGGAAGCAGTAGTGGCGGATGTATTGTTGCTGACGTGGCCGATGAGTGCTGACcaatactcgaatgcaacgttgttGCACGAGTTAAAAGTGGGAATGAAAGCGTGTGAGGGAGCGGAGACAATTCCTGACTCGAACGAGTTAGCCGAGTTGTTTAGGAAATCAGTGAGTGAAGATACACGAGTTGAAAGAGAACGAGCAAAAGAATTTGCGAAGGTGGCTAAAGAAGCGGTTGGTGAAAATGGGAGTTCAATAGGAGAATTGGATAGGTTAGTGGCTAATTTTTCACTTGAAAAAAGTTGTTGA
- the LOC139843197 gene encoding heat shock cognate 70 kDa protein-like: MDGKINEAPAIGIDLGTTYSCVAVWHRNRIEIVPNDQGNRTTPSCVAFLDGERLIGDGAKNQVAMRPANTIFDAKRLIGRRFSDSKVQANMMLWSFKVIEGPNDTPKIVVTYQGQEKEFLAEEISSMVLGKMKEIAEAYLGKIVKNAVITVPAYFNDSQRQATKDAGTIAGLNVIRMINEPTAAAIAYGLDNKSDIVGKINVLIFDLGGGTFDVSLSTIEEGGIFEVKAVSGDTHLGGEDFDNRMVDHCVQEFQRKWKKDLSGNKRALGRLRSACEKAKRILSSTTQTSIELDCLHDGIDFSMRFTRAKFEELNMSLFNVCIKTLENCLAEAKMEKSWVDEIILVGGSTRIPKIQHMLREMFNWKELCKSVNPDEAVAFGAAVMAAKLSDDGDKSFRELSLVDVTPLSLGVHVIGEIFDIVVPRNTPIPKKNTKNYVTTEDDQSSIKFKVYQGERARSTDNHLLGTLTVRGIPLAPRGVSKVSVCFDIDANSILTVKATILDTGMSKELTITNENGRLSKQEIAKMIKDAEKYKLDDIEFKKKADAYNALEYYLYNMKKKIKEYNVNKKLRHESLKKIEKAIADTSDWLENNPGAPTVELHGKKLFLESVCKPLI; this comes from the exons ATGGACGGAAAAATAAATGAAGCTCCGGCGATAGGCATTGACCTTGGGACAACGTACTCATGTGTAGCCGTATGGCACCGTAATCGAATAGAGATCGTACCCAACGATCAAGGAAACAGAACCACACCATCATGTGTTGCTTTCCTTGACGGAGAACGTCTCATCGGTGATGGTGCCAAGAACCAAGTTGCCATGAGGCCTGCTAATACAATATTTG ATGCTAAGAGGTTAATCGGAAGGAGATTCAGTGATTCGAAGGTGCAGGCCAACATGATGTTGTGGTCATTCAAGGTCATAGAAGGGCCTAACGACACGCCGAAAATTGTTGTCACGTACCAAGGTCAAGAGAAGGAATTTTTAGCCGAAGAAATATCATCAATGGTTCTTGGCAAGATGAAAGAAATTGCAGAGGCGTACCTCGGAAAAATTGTGAAAAATGCTGTTATAACTGTCCCGGCTTATTTCAATGATTCACAACGTCAAGCTACAAAAGACGCGGGCACTATTGCTGGTTTGAACGTTATTCGTATGATCAACGAGCCAACTGCAGCTGCAATTGCTTATGGTCTAGACAATAAGTCTGATATTGTTGGCAAGATAAATGTACTCATCTTTGATTTAGGTGGAGGTACATTTGATGTCTCTTTATCGACTATTGAAGAAGGCGGTATTTTTGAAGTGAAAGCGGTGTCTGGTGACACTCATTTGGGCGGTGAGGATTTCGATAACCGTATGGTGGATCATTGTGTTCAAGAGTTTCAAAGGAAATGGAAGAAGGATTTGAGTGGGAATAAACGAGCGTTAGGGAGGTTAAGATCTGCGTGTGAAAAGGCGAAAAGGATACTTTCGTCCACTACTCAAACGTCAATCGAGTTAGATTGCTTGCATGATGGAATTGATTTCTCTATGAGATTTACTCGAGCTAAATTCGAGGAACTCAATATGAGCTTATTCAATGTATGCATCAAGACACTAGAGAATTGTTTAGCCGAGGCGAAAATGGAAAAGTCGTGGGTTGACGAGATTATTCTCGTTGGTGGTTCGACTAGGATACCTAAGATCCAACATATGTTGCGCGAAATGTTCAATTGGAAGGAGTTATGCAAAAGTGTGAACCCTGACGAAGCTGTTGCATTTGGTGCAGCTGTTATGGCTGCAAAGTTAAGTGATGATGGTGACAAGAGTTTTCGTGAGCTATCGCTAGTTGATGTCACTCCTTTATCACTTGGTGTTCATGTAATTGGAGAAATATTCGACATTGTGGTCCCACGAAACACTCCAATACCTAAGAAAAACACCAAAAACTATGTTACAACTGAGGATGACCAATCTTCTATCAAGTTTAAGGTGTATCAAGGTGAAAGAGCAAGATCTACAGATAACCATTTGTTGGGGACATTAACAGTTAGAGGAATCCCGCTTGCTCCGAGAGGCGTTTCGAAAGTAAGTGTATGCTTCGATATAGATGCAAACAGTATTTTAACAGTTAAAGCGACGATATTAGACACTGGTATGAGTAAAGAGCTCACAATTACAAACGAAAACGGAAGACTGTCAAAACAAGAGATTGCAAAAATGATTAAAGATGCGGAAAAGTATAAACTTGATGACATAGAATTCAAGAAGAAAGCAGATGCATACAATGCATTAGAGTATTACTTGTACAACATGAAGAAAAAGATCAAAGAATACAATGTCAATAAGAAGCTACGTCATGAGAGCTTGAAGAAAATTGAGAAGGCCATTGCTGACACGTCTGATTGGCTCGAGAACAATCCAGGTGCACCTACGGTTGAGCTTCATGGGAAAAAGTTGTTCCTAGAGTCTGTTTGCAAGCCCCTAATCTAG
- the LOC139843198 gene encoding phosphatidylinositol 4-kinase gamma 7-like, whose amino-acid sequence MEGPVQNKIVMSHLNGPHHSDYDGDGRFNGKLCNKRRVFVQTENGCVLGMDLERKDNAHIVKRRMQLSLNIPMDESSLTFGDMVLNNDLSAIKNDSALLLTKKIMQRSSSTPCLSPTGRALQQKDQSNLVEIIGQSGHFTETYELVEEIINGLKSDVEPVPVNGGLGGAYYFKNQYGESVAIVKPTDEEPFAPNNPKGFVGKVLGQPGLKPSVRVGETGFREVAAYLLDHDHFARVPLTCLVKISHSIFNLNDCVNGNKIMNSKVISKIASLQQFIPHDFDASDHGTSRFPVADVHRIGILDVRIFNTDRHAGNLLVKRVSDGQFGELELIPIDHGLCLPECLEDPYFEWIHWPQASIPFSEIELEYINKLDPISESEMLRRELPMIRETCIRVLTLCTVFLKKAAAFGLCLAEIGQMMSREFRCKNQKPSELEVVCLEAIRQVLSYSDSEEKTDAKHSNVRKHSMASTGAMSCKKLGLGKKGRGNGRVKTGLMGVRSSAQELVGAPTSFVKVGDMNDDEWWWFLEKFQELVGPAMAARKVSSVSLRNNLRLGRSCQF is encoded by the coding sequence ATGGAAGGTCCGGTACAGAACAAGATAGTTATGTCACATTTAAACGGTCCTCACCATTCTGATTACGATGGAGATGGAAGATTCAACGGAAAACTTTGTAACAAGAGACGTGTTTTTGTCCAAACTGAAAATGGTTGTGTTTTAGGAATGGATTTGGAAAGAAAAGACAATGCTCATATAGTTAAACGAAGGATGCAGTTATCTTTAAACATTCCCATGGATGAAAGTTCTTTAACGTTTGGTGATATGGTTTTGAACAATGATCTTAGTGCTATTAAAAATGATTCTGCGCTTCTTTTAACCAAGAAGATAATGCAGAGAAGCTCATCGACTCCTTGTTTGTCACCAACTGGGCGAGCTTTACAGCAAAAAGATCAAAGTAATCTTGTGGAGATCATTGGTCAATCTGGTCATTTTACCGAAACATATGAGCTTGTGGAAGAGATTATTAACGGGTTAAAATCTGATGTTGAACCAGTTCCAGTGAATGGTGGGCTGGGTGGTGCTTATTATTTTAAGAACCAATATGGTGAGAGTGTTGCTATCGTTAAGCCTACAGATGAAGAACCATTTGCGCCAAACAATCCAAAAGGGTTCGTAGGTAAAGTTCTTGGTCAGCCGGGCCTTAAGCCTTCTGTGAGAGTTGGTGAAACGGGCTTTAGAGAAGTTGCAGCATATCTTTTGGACCATGACCATTTTGCCCGTGTGCCATTAACTTGTTTGGTAAAGATCAGCCATTCGATTTTCAATCTTAACGACTGTGTAAATGGTAACAAGATTATGAACAGTAAAGTTATCAGTAAGATTGCGTCTTTACAGCAATTTATACCACACGATTTTGATGCTAGCGATCATGGAACTTCTCGATTTCCTGTTGCTGATGTACATAGAATAGGGATATTGGATGTTAGAATCTTTAACACAGACAGACATGCTGGAAATTTACTTGTTAAAAGGGTTAGTGATGGTCAATTTGGTGAACTCGAGCTCATTCCTATCGATCATGGCCTTTGTCTTCCTGAATGCTTGGAGGATCCCTACTTTGAATGGATTCATTGGCCTCAAGCGTCCATACCATTTTCAGAAATCGAACTCGAATACATAAACAAACTCGACCCAATTAGTGAATCTGAAATGCTAAGAAGAGAGTTACCCATGATCCGTGAAACATGCATACGTGTTTTAACACTTTGCACGGTTTTCCTGAAGAAAGCAGCAGCTTTTGGGCTTTGTCTAGCTGAGATAGGTCAGATGATGAGCCGCGAATTCAGATGCAAGAATCAAAAACCGAGTGAACTCGAAGTTGTGTGCTTAGAAGCTATACGTCAAGTACTTAGCTATTCCGATTCTGAAGAAAAAACTGATGCAAAACATTCAAATGTCAGAAAGCATTCTATGGCTTCTACAGGGGCTATGTCTTGCAAGAAATTGGGTTTGGGTAAGAAAGGCAGGGGAAATGGGCGGGTCAAAACGGGTCTCATGGGGGTCAGGTCAAGTGCTCAGGAGCTGGTTGGTGCACCCACGAGTTTCGTGAAGGTTGGGGATATGAATGACGATGAATGGTGGTGGTTTCTGGAGAAGTTTCAGGAACTGGTGGGGCCTGCTATGGCTGCTAGGAAAGTTTCAAGTGTTAGCTTGAGAAACAATCTTAGGCTTGGGAGGTCTTGCCAGTTTTGA